One Nitrospirota bacterium DNA segment encodes these proteins:
- the rplL gene encoding 50S ribosomal protein L7/L12, whose product MAVTKDEVFEFIDKMTIVEMSDFIKEFEERYGVTAAAPVPVAAGAPAGAEAPAAEEKTSFDVVLSAAGDKKIQVIKVVREITGLGLKEAKELVDGAPKPVKTGVGKEEADEIKAKLDEQGATVEVK is encoded by the coding sequence ATGGCTGTTACCAAGGATGAGGTCTTCGAGTTCATAGACAAGATGACCATCGTGGAGATGTCGGATTTCATCAAGGAGTTCGAGGAGCGCTACGGCGTCACGGCGGCCGCGCCGGTGCCGGTGGCCGCGGGGGCGCCCGCGGGGGCCGAGGCCCCGGCGGCGGAGGAGAAGACCAGCTTCGACGTGGTCCTCTCGGCCGCCGGCGACAAGAAGATACAGGTCATCAAGGTGGTCCGCGAGATCACCGGCTTGGGGCTCAAGGAGGCCAAGGAGCTCGTGGACGGCGCTCCCAAGCCCGTCAAGACGGGCGTCGGCAAGGAAGAGGCCGACGAGATCAAGGCAAAGCTCGACGAGCAGGGGGCGACGGTGGAGGTGAAGTAG